GTCTCAAATATCTCCAGCTGACCCATCTTATGCAAATCATCTTGCAGGATGTAGAAATTAGCAGGTGTGAATACTTTGCCGGCATGCTCCTCATGGGCCTTATATTCAGTAACCGACGGTGGTTCCTTCTGGTGTGCCTCGCAGTCATCGTACGCCTCGTTCTCACGCAGGCGAACTATACAGTTCTCATAATGCACCACCAAATCAACAATTGTCATACCGTAGTCCAAGTGAAGGTGAAGGTAGGAGTTGAGGCTTTCACTCCTCTGGTTACTTCGTATACCAAGAAAAAAACCATCGGAAAGATATGAAGCTGCCCAAAGTCTCCTCTTCCTGTACATCATGTCAAGCTACTCTTCAGTTCTATCCGTCTTCCACTTATCATAGAAAGCGGTCCATCTCTGCTCAAAGTTCGCTTGAGAGGTGGCATAGTACAGGAGCGATTTGAACTCATCCAGTGACTTGTAATGCAGGTGCCTCTGCATATTTTTCTCGATATGCCAGGAGCAAAGACGATGGAAAACATCTGAAAGGACAATCCAAATAGCCCGGATCATTGCAGTGTCACCGTCTGTGATTATTGACTTTGGCTTCACCTGATAGTTTGCCTTCATAAATGTCTGCAGCAGCCACACGTATGTCCCTTCCATCTTGTCAGCAATGATGGCACAACCAAACACTGTGGTGCAACGGTGGTTGTTAACTCCGACAAAGGGGACGAACGGCATACCATATCTGTTCATCTTATACGTGCTATCAAACACGACCACAAGCACATACTCAAAAAAAAACTCAGGGTCCTTCTCCTTCTTGCTCCTCATAATGCCAACTGCCGTCTCTGCATCACCCTTTGCAATGAGCTTCATTTTTTCTCTGCAACAAAGATTGTAAATGTCCCTCCTGATAAGCCCGCACTTATTGTACGAACCGTATCTGCTGATGAAGTTATGCATTAGTATATGCTTTCTTATCCTGGCCGCTTCCATCGCCAATATCTCGGCCCTCTTGCCATCTCCAATCCGTCTGTGTGACCACAAAAAACAAACCTCATCGGGTCGAGCCATCGCGTGGTTGTGATCATCCACGAATGATGCGAGGAACCAAACGGCACGTTCTCTGTCCAGCTTCACCACCATATGTGCACCGTAGTCGCAATGAGTCTCCGGTCTAAGCCTGCGCTTGCggccctccatggttatgaacttGCTCTGCCTTCTCCCTGCCCTGGAGCAAAGAAACCGCCGGTACCGTATCATTCCTGAAGCACCTCGTTTCACCTTCTGTttcctgatgctaaacccgtgcTCTTTGGTGTGATTGTTGTAGAATATGTATGCATCCCCTTGCGACCGAAAGGTCATAGCCATGACCTTCCAATGTGTCTCCAGCATCTTCTGCTGCCTTTGAGCCTCCTCAATATCGATCTCTCCCTCATCGTGATCACCGCTAGGACCATCAGACTCCTCCTACAACATTCATTTGAAAATATATATGTCAATTACTATCATTTAATTCATACTATTGATCGATGTACAACATCTATCAACTAAGCTGGCTCAAGTTATCTGCAAATGATTCCTGgaaactgttttgcacattgtcaaCATCCACATCTTCCTACAAATTTGTACACAAAGATATATAGTTAGCCATGCCATACTttgcaaattcaaaaataaaatcaAAATATACGCTACTTACGTTTTCACTATTTGCGCCATGTTCACTATTATCAAAATCCTCCAAAGGTAAGATATCATATGACGAGACGGAATCGTTGTCGCTGCTGTCATCATCTTCGTTCAAATTATCGTTATCAGTCTTAGTCACCTTATCAGTATCATTCTCATCCCTCCCGAATGCGGATTCTTCGTCCATGTCAACACGCCGAACTCACAGAACTGCAAAACATCATGTGTTAGGTTTAGTACACTGCATCATTCCCAAAACAACGCTAGTTCTCTAAATCATGCGCTATTCCGTAGAGGAGGCGCTGCGGTGGGAGGTTTTGatgaaccctaaaccctaaatCAGTACATGCACGAACTAGCCCTCACTTCTGTCCATCATGCTCGCCCCATGCCCGCTAGGTTTAGATGACAAACCTTGGCCCGCAGTGTAGACGTCGCCGGCGTTCGACGACGGACTTCAGGCGGCGATGTGCACGACGAGCAACCGGCCGGATGCTTGGCAGGATccgcggcgggggggggggggggggcgacagTGGTGCGGAGGCGGCGTCAGACATCGGGCCCTTCACGTCCGCGGCGTCGGACGACGACGGTGAGATGCGGCGACGGACGACGTTGGGACGGCGAGGGCGGCGTCGGATGGGGTTCGGacggcattagagacaaccgcattcactttaaaaggggcaccacgcaattccgttgagacgacaccgtttatagaaacctaagttgtcgtttcttaaaagtttggggctgcgatgcttatgtgaaaaagtttcaggtgataagctcgaacccaaagcggataaatgcatcttcatagaatacccaaaaacagttgggtatacctcctatttcagatctggaagcaaaagtaattgcttctagaaacgagtcctttctcgaggaaaagtttctctcgaaagaattgagtgggaggatggtggagacttgataagtttattgaaccgtcgcttcaactggtgtgtagcagggcacaggaagttgttcctgtggcacctacaccaattgaagtggaagcttatgatagtgatcatgaaacttcggatcaagtcactaccaaacctcgtaggatgacgaggatgcgcactacttcagagtaatgcgtgatcctgtcttggaggtcatgttgctagacaacaatgaacctacgagctatggagaagcgatggtgggcccatattccgacgaatggctcgaggccatgaaatccgagatagaatccatgtatcagaacaaagcatggactttggtgagcttgcccgatgatcggcaagccattgagataaatggatctttaagaagaagacggacatggacggtaatgttaccgtctatgaagctcgacttgtggcaaagagtattttcacaagttcaaggagttgactacgatgagtttttctcatccgtagcgatgcttaggtccgtcggaatcatgttagcattagctacatttatgaaatctggcagatggatgtcaaaacaagtttccttaccagttttcgtaaggaaaggttgtatgtgatacaatcagaaaggttttgtcgatcctaaggatgctaaaagatatgctagctccagcgatccttccatggatcagagcaagcatctcggagtcagaatatacgctttgatggggtgatcaaagtttttgggtttatacaaagtttgttagaaacttgtatttacaataaagtgagtgggagcgctacaacatttctgataagtatatgtgaatgacatattgatgatccgaaatgatgtaaaatttctggaaagcataaagggttgtttgaaaggagtttttcaaaggaagacctggataaagctacttacatattgggcatcaagatccatagagatagatcaagacgcctgatgatactttcaaaagacagcacaccttgacatgattttgaaagagttcaaaatagatcagcaaagaaggagttcttggttgtgttacaaagtgtgagtattgagtgagactcaagacctgaccacagcagaagatagagaaaggacgaaggtcgtcccctatgctttagacataggctctatagtatgctatgctgtgtactgcacatgtagtgtgccttgccatgagttggtcaagagggtacaatggtgatccgggaaaggatctcatgacagcggtcgaacttatccttagcacctagtggattaaggaattttctcgattatggaggtggaaaggagttcgtcgtaaagggttacgtcgatgcgaactttgacactaatccggatgactctgagtagtaaaccggattcgtatagtagagcaattatttgaaatggccccaaatagcgcgtggtagcatccacaagatgacatagatattcgtaaagtacacggttctgaaaggttcagacccgttgactaataacctctctcacaagcataacatgaccaaaccagaacacattgagtgataatcacatggtgatgtgaactagattgttgactctagtaaactctttagatgttggtcacatggtgatgtgaccagtgagtgttaatcacatggtgatgtgaactagattattgactctagtgcaagtgggagactgttggaaatatgccctagaggcaataataaatggttattattatatttctttgttcatggtaattgtccattattcatgctataattgtattgtccggaaatcgtaatacatgtgtgaatacatagacaacaccatgtccctagtgagcctctagttgactagctcgttgatcaatagatggttacggtttcctgaccatggacattggatgtcgttgataacgggatcacatcattaggagaatgatgtgatggacaagacccaatcctaagcatagcataaaagatcgtgtagtttcgtttgctagagcttttccaatgtcaagtatcttttccttagaccatgagatcgtgcaactcccggataccgtaggagtgctttgggtgtgccaaacgtcacaacgtaactgggtgactataaaggtgcattacgggtatctccgaaagtgtctgttgggttggcacggatcgagactgggatttgtcactccgtgtgacggagaggtatctctgggcccactcggtaatgcatcatcataatgagctcaatgtgactaaggcgttagtcacgggatcatgcattgcggtacgagtaaagagacttgccggtaacgagattgaactaggtattgggataccgacgatcgaatctcgggcaagtaacataccgattgacaaagggaattgcattggattgattgaatcctcgacaccgtggttcatccgatgagatcatcgtggagcatgtgggagccaacatgggtatccagatcccgctgttggttattgaccggagaggcgtctcggtcatgtctgcatgtctcccgaacccgtagggtctacacacttaaggtccggtgacgctagggttgtagagatatatgtatgcggaaacccgaaagttgttcggagtcccggatgagatcccggacgtcacgagaggttccggaatggtccggaggtaaagatttatatatgggaagtcttattttggtcgccggaaaagtttcgcactttatcggtattgtaccgggagtgccgaaaggggtccgggggtccaccaagggggcccaccagccccggggggccacatgggctgtaaggggtgcggcttggcctatatgggccaagggcaccagccccaagaggcccatgcgcaagagataagaaaaaagggagagtcctaaagggggaaggcacctccgaggtgccttgggggggaaggactcccccctggccgcacccttccttggaggaaggggcaatgctgcgccccccctctcccttggccctatatatagtggggggaagggagggcagcaagatcacagccttgggcgcctccctcctcccctgcaacacctctctctctctcgcagaagctcggcgaagccctgccggagagccgctacatccaccaccacgccgtcgtgctgttggatctccatcaacctctccttcccccttgctggatcaagaaggaggagacgtcgctgcatcgtacgtgtgttgaacgcggaggtgccgtacgttcggcactcggtcatcggtgatttggatcacggcgagtacgactccatcatccacgttcattggaacgcttccgctcgcgatctacaagggtatgtagatccactcctttcccctcgttgctagtagactccatagatgcatcttggtgagcgtaggaaattttttaaattatgctacgattcccaacagtggtatcagagccaggtctatgcgtagttactatgcacgagtagaacacaaagcagttgtgggcgttgagtttgccaattcttcttgccgctactagtcttttcttgtttcggcggcattgtaggatgaagcggcccggaccgaccttacacgtactcttacgtgagacaggttccaccgactgacatgcactagatgcataaggtggctagcgggtgtctgtctctcctactttagtcggaacggattcgatgaaaagggtccttatgaagggtaaatagaaattggcaaatcacgttgtggtcatacgtaggtaagaaacgttcttgctagaaacctacaaaccacgtaaaaacttgcaacaacaattagaggacgtctaacttgtttttgcagcaagtgctatgtgatgtgatatggccagaagatgtgatgaatgatatatatgatgtatgagattgatcatattcttgtaataggaatcacgacttgcatgtcgatgagtatgacaaccggcaggagccataggagttgtctttattattttgtatgacctgcgtgtcattgaataacgccatgtaaattactttactttgttgctaaacgcgttagccatagaagtagaagtaatcgttggcgtgacgacttcataaagacacaatgatggagatcatgatgatggagatcagggtgtcatgccggtgacaaagatgatcatggtgccccgaagatggagatcaaaggagcataatgatattggccatatcatgtcactatttgattgcatgtgatgtttatcatgtttttgcatcttatttgcttagaacgacggtagcaagtaggatgatcccttataataatttcaagaaagtgttcaccctaactgtgcaccgttgcgaaggttcgtcgtttcgaagcaccacgtgatgatcgggtgtgatagattcttacgttcgaatacaacgggtgttgacgagcctagcatgtacagacatggcctcggaacacacgcaatacacttaggttgacttgacgagcctagcatgtacagacatggcctcggaacacggaggaccgaaaggtcgagcatgagtcgtatagaagatacgatcaacatggagatgttcaccgatcttgactagtccgtctcacgtgatgatcggacacggcctagttaaactcggatcatgtttcacttagatgactagagggatgtctatctgagtgggagttcataatcagatgaacttcattatcatgaacatagtcaaaaaggtatttgcaaattatgtcatagcttgcgctttagttctactggttaagatatgttcctagagaaaatttagttgaaaattggtagtagcaattatgcggactgggtccgtaaactgaggattgtcctcattgctgcacagaaggcttatgtccttaatgcaccgctcggtgtgctgaacctcagcgtcgtctgtagatgttacgaaacatctgacatacacgttttgatgactacgtgatagttcagtgcggtttagaattgtggcaccaaagacgttttgaaacgtcgcagaacatgtgagatgttccgaagactgaaattgggatttcagactagtgcccacgtcaagaggtatgagacctctgacaagtttcttaagcctacaaactaagggagaaaagctcaatcgttgagcgtgtgctcagatagtctgagtgccacaatcgcttgaatcgagtgggagttaatctcccagatgagatagtgatagttctccatagtcactgccaccaagctagtagtgcttcgtgatgaactataacatatcaaggataatcatgatgatccttgagctattcgcgatgtttgacaccgcgagagtagaaatcaagaaggagcatcaattgttgatggttagtaaaaccactagtttaagaagggcaagggcaaaagggatacttcatgaaacagcaagtcgtttgctgctctagtgaagaatcccaaggttgaacccaaacccgagactaagtgcttctgtaatgagaggaacggtcactgaagcagtactaccctagatacttggtagatgagaaggcaggcaaggtcgacagaagtatattggatatacgttatatgaatgtgtactttactagtactcccagcagcagcagggtattagatactggttcggttgctaagtgttagtaactcgaaataaaagctgcggaataaatggagactagctaaaggtgagatgacgatatgtgttggaagtgtttccaaggttgatgtgatcaagcatcgcatgctccctctaccatcgagatttggtggttgcgctgaacatgattggattatgtttaccgcaaaacggttattcatttaaggagaataatggttactctgtttatttgaataataccttcaatggtcttgcacctaaaatgaatctcgatcgtagtgatacacatgttcatgccaaaagatataagatagtaatgatagtaccacatacttgtggcactgacacttgagtcatattggtgtagaacacatgaagaagctccatgtaggtggatctttggactcactcatttttgaaaagattgagacatgcgaaccatgtctattggtatatatgcatgaagaaactccatacaaatggatcgtttggactcacttgattttgaatcacttgagacatgcaaatcataccacatgggcaagatgactgaaaggcctcgttttcagtaagatggaacaagagagcaacttattggaagtaatacattttgatgtatgcagtccaatgagtgctgaggcatgcagtggatatcgttgtgttcttacttcacagatgatttgagtagatgctgagtgtatttacttgatgaaacacaagtctgaattattgaaatgttcaagtaatttcagagtgaagttgaagatcatcgtgacaagaggataaaatgtctgtgatatgatcatagagatgagtatctgagttacgagtttggcacacaattgagacattgtggaaagtgtttcacaattaataccgcctggaacaccatagtgtgatggtgtgtccgaacatcataactgcaccctattggatatggtgcataccatgatgtttcttatcaaattaccactatcgtttatgggttaggcattagagacaaccgcattcactttaaaaggggcaccacgcaattccgttgagacgacaccgtttatagaaacctaagttgtcgtttcttaaaagtttggggctgcgatgcttatgtgaaaaagtttcaggtgataagctcgaacccaaagcggataaatgcatcttcatagaatacccaaaaacagttgggtatacctcctatttcagatctggaagcaaaagtaattgcttctagaaacgagtcctttctcgaggaaaagtttctctcgaaagaattgagtgggaggatggtggagacttgataagtttattgaaccgtcgcttcaactggtgtgtagcagggcacaggaagttgttcctgtggcacctacaccaattgaagtggaagcttatgatagtgatcatgaaacttcggatcaagtcactaccaaacctcgtaggatgacgaggatgcgcactacttcagagtaatgcgtgatcctgtcttggaggtcatgttgctagacaacaatgaacctacgagctatggagaagtgatggtgggcccatattccgacgaatggctcgaggccatgaaatccgagatagaatccatgtatcagaacaaagcatggactttggtgagcttgcccgatgatcggcaagccattgagataaatggatctttaagaagaagacggacatggacggtaatgttaccgtctatgaagctcgacttgtggcaaagagtattttcacaagttcaaggagttgactacgatgagtttttctcatccgtagcgatgcttaggtccgtcggaatcatgttagcattagctacatttatgaaatctggcagatggatgtcaaaacaagtttccttaccagttttcgtaaggaaaggttgtatgtgatacaatcagaaaggttttgtcgatcctaaggatgctaaaagatatgctagctccagcgatccttccatggatcagagcaagcatctcggagtcagaatatacgctttgatggggtgatcaaagtttttgggtttatacaaagtttgttagaaacttgtatttacaataaagtgagtgggagcgctacaacatttctgataagtatatgtgaatgacatattgatgatccgaaatgatgtaaaatttctggaaagcataaagggttgtttgaaaggagtttttcaaaggaagacctggataaagctacttacatattgggcatcaagatccatagagatagatcaagacgcctgatgatactttcaaaagacagcacaccttgacatgattttgaaagagttcaaaatagatcagcaaagaaggagttcttggttgtgttacaaagtgtgagtattgagtgagactcaagacctgaccacagcagaagatagagaaaggacgaaggtcgtcccctatgctttagacataggctctatagtatgctatgctgtgtactgcacatgtagtgtgccttgccatgagttggtcaagagggtacaatggtgatccgggaaaggatctcatgacagcggtcgaacttatccttagcacctagtggattaaggaattttctcgattatggaggtggaaaggagttcgtcgtaaagggttacgtcgatgcgaactttgacactaatccggatgactctgagtagtaaaccggattcgtatagtagagcaattatttgaaatggctccaaatagcgcgtggtagcatccacaagatgacatagatattcgtaaagtacacggttctgaaaggttcagacccgttgactaataacctctctcacaagcataacatgaccaaaccagaacacattgagtgataatcacatggtgatgtgaactagattgttgactctagtaaactctttagatgttggtcacatggtgatgtgaccagtgagtgttaatcacatggtgatgtgaactagattattgactctagtgcaagtgggagactgttggaaatatgccctagaggcaataataaatggttattattatatttctttgttcatggtaattgtccattattcatgctataattgtattgtccggaaatcgtaatacatgtgtgaatacatagacaacaccatgtccctagtgagcctctagttgactagctcgttgatcaatagatggttacggtttcctgaccatggacattggatgtcgttgataacgggatcacatcattaggagaatgatgtgatggacaagacccaatcctaagcatagcataaaagatcgtgtagtttcgtttgctagagcttttccaatgtcaagtatcttttccttagaccatgagatcgtgcaactcccggataccgtaggagtgctttgggtgtgccaaacgtcacaacataactgggtgactataaaggtgcattacgggtatctccgaaagtgtctgttgggttggcacggatcgagactgggatttgtcactccgtgtgacggagaggtatctctgggcccactcggtaatgcatcatcataatgagctcaatgtgactaaggcgttagtcacgggatcatgcattgcggtacgagtaaagagacttgccggtaacgagattgaactaggtattgggataccgacgatcgaatctcgggcaagtaacataccgattgacaaagggaattgcatcggattgattgaatcctcgacaccgtggttcatccgatgagatcatcgtggagcatgtgggagccaacatgggtatccagatcccgctgttggttattgaccggagaggcgtctcggtcatgtctgcatgtctcccgaacccgtagggtctacacacttaaggtccggtgacgctagggttgtagagatatatgtatgcggaaacccgaaagttgttcggagtcccggatgagatcccggacgtcacgagaggttccggaatggtccggaggtaaagatttatatatgggaagtcttattttggtcgccggaaaagtttcgcactttatcggtattgtaccgggagtgccgaaaggggtccgggggtccaccaagggggcccaccagccccggggggccacatgggctgtaaggggtgcggcttggcctatatgggccaagggcaccagccccaagaggcccatgcgcaagagataagaaaaaagggagagtcctaaagggggaaggcacctccgaggtgccttgggggggaaggactcccccctggccgcacccttccttggaggaaggggcaatgctgcgcccccccctctcccttggccctatatatagtggggggaagggagggcagcaagatcacagccttgggcgcctccctcctcccctgcaacacctctctctctctcgcagaagctcggcgaagccctgccggagagccgctacatccaccaccacgccgtcgtgctgtt
This sequence is a window from Aegilops tauschii subsp. strangulata cultivar AL8/78 chromosome 7, Aet v6.0, whole genome shotgun sequence. Protein-coding genes within it:
- the LOC109782842 gene encoding protein FAR1-RELATED SEQUENCE 5-like; this translates as MDEESAFGRDENDTDKVTKTDNDNLNEDDDSSDNDSVSSYDILPLEDFDNSEHGANSENEDVDVDNEESDGPSGDHDEGEIDIEEAQRQQKMLETHWKVMAMTFRSQGDAYIFYNNHTKEHGFSIRKQKVKRGASGMIRYRRFLCSRAGRRQSKFITMEGRKRRLRPETHCDYGAHMVVKLDRERAVWFLASFVDDHNHAMARPDEVCFLWSHRRIGDGKRAEILAMEAARIRKHILMHNFISRYGSYNKCGLIRRDIYNLCCREKMKLIAKGDAETAVGIMRSKKEKDPEFFFEYVLVVVFDSTYKMNRYGMPFVPFVGVNNHRCTTVFGCAIIADKMEGTYVWLLQTFMKANYQVKPKSIITDGDTAMIRAIWIVLSDVFHRLCSWHIEKNMQRHLHYKSLDEFKSLLYYATSQANFEQRWTAFYDKWKTDRTEE